The Vibrio syngnathi DNA window GCGGCGGCAACAGGCGTTATGCCTCTTGATATGCCTGAATCTATCTTGGTTCGCTTTAAAGGCGAAATGCAACCGGGTATCACACTACGTGACCTAGTACATGCCATTCCGCTTTACGGTATCAAGCAAGGTCTACTAACGGTAGAGAAAGCAGGAAAGATCAACGAATTCTCTGGTCGTGTACTCGAAATTGAAGGTGTTGAACACCTATCTGTTGAGCAAGCATTTGAGCTTTCTGATGCATCAGCTGAACGTTCGGCGGCAGGTTGTACTGTTAAGCTCTCTCAAGAGTCTATCGAAGAATATCTGAACTCGAACGTCGTTATGCTTAAGTGGATGATCGCGGAAGGTTACGGTGATGTTCGTACTATCGAACGTCGTATTACGGCAATGGAAGAGTGGCTAGCGAACCCTGAGTTGCTTGCTGCTGATTCAGATGCTGAATACGCTCATGTTATCGAGATTGATCTTGCTGACATCGATCAGCCAATCCTATGTGCACCAAACGATCCGGATGATGCTCGTCTTCTTTCTGACGTTCAAGGTACTGAGATTCAAGAAGTGTTCATTGGTTCTTGTATGACGAACATCGGCCACTTCCGTGCTGCAGGTAAGATGCTTGAAGAGTTTAATGGCTCTTTGAATACTCGCCTATGGGTGGCTCCGCCAACGAAGATGGATAAAGACCAACTGACAGAAGAAGGCTACTACGGCATCTTCGGTCGTGCTGGGGTACGTATTGAAACTCCGGGTTGTTCACTGTGTATGGGTAACCAAGCTCGTGTTGCTGATGCTTCGACGGTTATGTCGACATCAACGCGTAACTTCCCGAACCGCTTAGGTAATGGTGCGAACGTTTATCTAGCTTCTGCTGAACTTTCTGCTGTTGGTGCGATTCTTGGTCGTATCCCAACGAAAGAAGAGTACTTAGCGTACGCTGAGAAGATCAATGCAACCGCTGCCGATACTTACCGTTACCTGAACTTCCATAAAATGGGTCAGTACACGGACAAAGCAGATACCGTTATCTTCCAAGAACCAGCTTAGTTCCTCGTTATATTTGTAGCTGCAGCGTTGTTGACTGCGTACGTTCACCCTAATCACATAGAGCTTCTATGCTCATAGGGATGAACGTACTTGTCGCCTAGCTGCAACTCCAACTATTTAGAGGAACCCAAATGATAGAGCGTCTACTTCGGTAGGCGTTTTTTTATGTCTGAATGTTAGTTTACGAGCGACTCGATCTCTTGATGACTTCGCTATATACTCTCGCCTCATTTTTTACCCTATCTGTCATTAGTGCGCGGAGCCTTTATGGAATTTGAATTTACACGAAACACTTTAATGGGCGAGTACTATGTAAAGTGCAGCATGGGTCATGAAATTGTTGGCCGCTGGCTTCAAGAAGAGATCGGGAAAGATAAGCAGAAACTGGATCACGTGATGGCGTTGATTGAACAATCTCGACAGGATCTGAGTAATGAAGTGACGCTGCTTGGCAAAGAGATCAGCCTTGCTATCAATGAAGATGACGTAACGATTCAAGAAAACGTGTTAGCGCATGAACAAGAGATGGAAGAGGGCAGTGAGTTCGACTTCTATAATTGTGAAAGCGAAGCAAGCTGCGGAATCGACGATTTCGAGTTGCTCATCGAACGTTGGATGGACTTTTTAGGCTATTAAGGTCTAACTTTCTACTCGCTAGTTAGCCCCTATTCTTGAGTCATTTAGAGCTTTGAAGGCTC harbors:
- a CDS encoding YacL family protein; the encoded protein is MEFEFTRNTLMGEYYVKCSMGHEIVGRWLQEEIGKDKQKLDHVMALIEQSRQDLSNEVTLLGKEISLAINEDDVTIQENVLAHEQEMEEGSEFDFYNCESEASCGIDDFELLIERWMDFLGY